DNA from Brassica napus cultivar Da-Ae chromosome C4, Da-Ae, whole genome shotgun sequence:
AATATTACATCGCCTGCAGGGAACCACAAGATTCTCTAGGGTAAACAAACTTTTAATGCCCTGAACTTCAGCGAAACTTTTCCAACTAAAAAAACCCAACAAAGAATATAAGTATTCATTTAACTTTCTCAagaaaatacaagaaaaaaaaaaaaaatgtaaaacccaTTATTACGTATAGCCCAACCTTCGGTTCTCCGGTACGAGTTTCTCTCCGAGCCTCGCAGGCTCCGACTTACAGCGCGTGAGTACCATACACCGTCGTTGTGGCGTCCCCAAAACGCAACGTTTCACTTCTTCCGTAACACTCGAAACCGACACATTATCCGGCGATGCAGTGACGTCATTACCATGTCGTTGGAAGTGAGATTCCTTTGTCTCTTCTTCCAAAAAGTTATCACCCAATGAAGGAGATCTATACGGTGCAGATCTGCATCGTGTTAGTAAGAAAGCGTTTCTCGGCGGCGTAGCTGGGAATGACTTGTCTGAATCtgcctcatcttcttcttcttctttacgttCTTTCTTTCGAACCTCCTCTCGTTCTTCTGGCTCCACCGTTGACCGGCTAAAGATAGGCTCACTCCTCGACGAGCTTGATCTCTTCTCTGACTTTCTCGAGAAACTAACATTAGTAAACGACTTCCACTTGCGCCAAGCGGGGCTAAAGCAAGTCGGTTTCAGTTTCCCGGAGAAAGGGTGGCACGAAAACGCGTTC
Protein-coding regions in this window:
- the BNAC04G08110D gene encoding uncharacterized protein BNAC04G08110D, giving the protein MSFSSRPISSPGRTENPALLMRFLRTNAGSRSRHRSRSRPRSRRPIFFRRKNATETQEPSSPKVTCMGQVRITRSKKPKPGTNRVNGGHLHGGATESRRRCGWVKNAFSCHPFSGKLKPTCFSPAWRKWKSFTNVSFSRKSEKRSSSSRSEPIFSRSTVEPEEREEVRKKERKEEEEDEADSDKSFPATPPRNAFLLTRCRSAPYRSPSLGDNFLEEETKESHFQRHGNDVTASPDNVSVSSVTEEVKRCVLGTPQRRCMVLTRCKSEPARLGEKLVPENRRLGYT